One part of the Quercus lobata isolate SW786 chromosome 7, ValleyOak3.0 Primary Assembly, whole genome shotgun sequence genome encodes these proteins:
- the LOC115953364 gene encoding serine/arginine-rich SC35-like splicing factor SCL33, translating to MRGRSYSYSPSPPRGYGRRRRSPSPRGRRGGRGRDLPTSLLVRNLRLDCRPEDLRGPFGQFGQLKDIYLPRDYYTGEPRGFGFVQYVDPDDAADAKYHMDGQILLGRELTVVFAEENRKKPVEMRARERVRGRVYDRRRSPPRYSRSPRYARAYSRSPDYYSPSPRRRRYSRSISPGDRRYRERSYSRSPYVSRRRSRSRSRSCSQSFSRSRSRSQDYSS from the exons ATGAGGGGTAGAAGTTACAGCTACAGTCCTTCACCACCAAGGGGTTATGGCCGAAGACGGCGTAGCCCCAGCCCTAGGGGCCGCCGTGGAGGTCGTGGTAGAGATCTTCCTACAAGTCTCTTGGTTCGGAACCTTCGCCTTGACTGCAG GCCAGAAGATCTACGAGGACCATTTGGGCAGTTTGGCCAGCTCAAGGACATTTACTTGCCCCGAGATTATTATACTGG GGAGCCTCGTGGCTTTGGGTTTGTGCAGTATGTAGACCCGGATGATGCTGCAGATGCAAAATATCATATGGATGGTCAGATTCTTCTTGGTCGTGAATTGACAGTTGTATTTGCTGAGGAGAACAGAAAGAAGCCTGTGGAAATGAGGGCCAGAGAACGTGTTAG GGGTCGTGTATATGACAGGAGGCGGTCTCCACCTCGCTACTCTAGATCACCACGCTATGCACGAGCTTACTCTCGTAGTCCAGATTATTATTCCCCTTCCCCTAGACGGAGGCGTTACTCAAG GTCGATTTCACCTGGAGACAGAAGGTATAGGGAGCGGTCTTACTCAAGGTCGCCTTATGTGTCAAGgaggcggagcaggagcaggaGCCGTAGCTGTAGCCAGAGCTTCAGTAGGAGCCGCAGTAGAAGCCAAGATTACTCTTCTTAA
- the LOC115953307 gene encoding F-box/kelch-repeat protein At2g44130-like — MNVTEFIELLPGLPEELALECLTRLHYSTHRVAARVCRRWRHLLHSKNFYYHRKQTGHTIKAACLVQSLPVLPGSDEAKPVGPPAYGVAVFDPVSGNWDRVDPVPEYPDGLPLFCKVTSSEGKLVVMGGWNPVSYEPVKDVFVYEFTTQQWRKGKDMPENRSFFAAGELGGRVFIAGGHDENKNALSSAWVYDVREDEWAELTRMSQGRDECEGVVIGSEFWVMSGYGTESQGDFERSAEVYELGTSQWRRVEEAWNVTQCPKSCVGVGKDGKLFCWAESNSEVRVGACGIEMGGMTFLSGSAYQGGSQGFFLVKGQNGKLERIIEVPEEFSGFVQSGCFVEI, encoded by the coding sequence ATGAATGTCACTGAGTTTATCGAGTTGCTCCCTGGCTTGCCCGAAGAACTCGCGCTTGAGTGCTTGACTCGTCTGCACTACTCGACTCACCGAGTCGCCGCCCGAGTTTGTCGCCGCTGGCGACACCTTCTTCACAGCAAGAACTTCTACTACCACAGAAAGCAAACTGGTCATACCATTAAAGCGGCTTGCTTAGTTCAGTCACTCCCGGTTCTGCCCGGTTCAGACGAGGCTAAACCGGTTGGACCGCCAGCTTATGGAGTGGCCGTGTTTGACCCGGTGAGTGGAAACTGGGACCGAGTTGATCCGGTTCCTGAGTACCCAGATGGGCTTCCTTTGTTCTGTAAAGTGACGAGCTCGGAGGGCAAGCTCGTGGTCATGGGAGGGTGGAACCCGGTGAGTTATGAACCGGTGAAGGACGTGTTTGTGTACGAGTTCACGACTCAGCAGTGGAGGAAAGGCAAGGACATGCCTGAGAATCGGTCATTCTTCGCTGCTGGTGAGTTGGGTGGGCGAGTTTTCATCGCGGGTGGACACGACGAGAACAAGAACGCGTTGAGTTCTGCTTGGGTTTACGATGTTAGAGAAGACGAGTGGGCCGAGTTGACTCGGATGAGTCAGGGCCGAGACGAGTGCGAAGGGGTCGTAATTGGTTCCGAGTTCTGGGTTATGAGTGGGTATGGGACTGAGAGTCAAGGGGACTTTGAGAGAAGCGCAGAGGTGTATGAACTCGGGACGAGTCAGTGGAGGCGAGTCGAGGAGGCGTGGAATGTGACTCAGTGCCCCAAGTCCTGTGTTGGTGTTGGAAAAGATGGGAAGCTGTTTTGCTGGGCTGAGTCTAACTCGGAAGTCCGAGTTGGAGCTTGCGGGATTGAGATGGGTGGAATGACGTTTTTGTCCGGGTCGGCTTACCAAGGTGGATCGCAAGGGTTCTTTTTAGTGAAAGGGCAAAATGGTAAACTGGAGAGGATAATAGAAGTGCCTGAAGAGTTTTCAGGGTTCGTGCAATCAGGTTGCTTCGTAGAGATCTAA